GTGGCGAATCACGCCGGAGCGCGGAGGCCTCGAGTCGCCGCTCCTCTTCGGGTTGATCATTTCGTTCCTCGGGGCCGCGATGTCGTTCGTCTATCGGTGGATCTTCGGCTCGGCCTGGATGCGGATGTTTCCGGCGGCCGCATTCCGCCGGTGGGGAGGCGCGCCCTGGTGGGCAATGAGGCGTCCCGGGGGGTGCGCGATCATCGTCTGGCCGTTCGTCGCCGCCTTCACGATCCTGATCGGATTGTTCGTCTGCGCCGCGATCCTGCATCTCTTCGTCCTGATCGTCGGCGCCGCGCGCGGGTCCGCGTCGGGGTTCGAGGGCTCGTTCCGGGTCGTGTCCTATTCCGCGGTTTCGAGTCTCGCGCAGGTGATCCCGTTATTCGGCGGC
The window above is part of the Thermoanaerobaculia bacterium genome. Proteins encoded here:
- a CDS encoding YIP1 family protein produces the protein MSSLPPESAADLLPWERRRADPVTAFVDTVKLFVTRPDEAWRITPERGGLESPLLFGLIISFLGAAMSFVYRWIFGSAWMRMFPAAAFRRWGGAPWWAMRRPGGCAIIVWPFVAAFTILIGLFVCAAILHLFVLIVGAARGSASGFEGSFRVVSYSAVSSLAQVIPLFGGLIAFVWWIVLAVKGIVRLHRTTTGRALAAVLVPIALVMGLVVLCAIVVFGLILATHRSGSYSL